Proteins from a genomic interval of Halomonas alkaliantarctica:
- a CDS encoding bifunctional diguanylate cyclase/phosphodiesterase — MSLVLPHGQLDQFFLLSQDLFCCIDFEGTLLQVNPALETLLGYSSETLIGRACGVVINPLDHPVIEQALKRMHQGEKVLPFEVRAVSAAGQQHWLEVTASFGGDVIYVIARVITRRKASDEQLLRNQRLFKIAGETALIGGWYVDMADGKPIWSDELSLIHGMPAGFQPSVEEAFSFYAPESQERLMAAFNACCEYGISFDDELEVITPQGRHLWVRAIGKAVRDEEGRIIQVQGASQDITEQKQLRENLSQLAHRLTITLDSITDSFFTLDTEWRFTYVNREAERILKRREGELIGQYIWQTFPDAMGSKFQKEYQRAASQQEAVHFEAFNPRLNSWLEVHVYPSSEGLTVYFRDINERKATEHQLKLLERSVESSTNGVVIVDAQRSDLPMVYVNAAFERITGYTRSQALGRNCRFLQGDETDPATIKQLRAGIVEQREVHVVIRNYRRDGTVFWNDLYISPVLDENAEVTHFIGVQNDISEQREYQAQLDHNAHHDALTGLPNRLLLGLRLEQGCVLARRYQRYVAVLFIDLDDFKPINDTLGHEVGDFILVEVAKRLESELRPWDTVARFGSDEFVVLLPDLAHQDDVIQVVERVLRGLSPPYWYCGSELRITASIGIAINDGSMNKPRQLIQQADLAMYKAKRRGRNTYHWYTEDLNRKVSERVSLRSALQQAIEQQQFELHYQPQIHAPSGRVVGVEALIRWQHPERGNIPPSDFISLAEDTGQIIPISEWVLASACRDAQQLNGLGLGDITMAVNISPMQFQRPGFVASIEQVLMSSGLTPALLELELTEGVLMGSAEQAIQALKNLRALGVQIALDDFGTGFSSLSYLKRLPINRIKIDRSFVRDVTFDRHDAAIIDGVVAMAGKMGLEVLVEGVETAEQFGYLQQRHCDYYQGYYFARPMPLSALHEFLHKPPADMTSCY, encoded by the coding sequence ATGTCCTTAGTGTTACCCCACGGCCAGCTTGACCAGTTTTTCCTGCTCTCACAGGATCTGTTCTGCTGTATCGACTTTGAAGGCACGCTGCTGCAAGTCAATCCAGCTTTAGAGACGCTGCTGGGGTACTCGTCCGAAACATTAATTGGTCGTGCCTGTGGAGTGGTCATTAACCCCCTTGATCACCCCGTGATTGAGCAGGCGTTAAAGCGGATGCACCAAGGCGAAAAGGTTCTGCCCTTCGAGGTACGCGCGGTTTCTGCAGCCGGTCAGCAGCACTGGCTGGAAGTCACTGCTTCCTTTGGGGGGGACGTGATTTACGTCATCGCCCGGGTAATAACGCGCCGTAAGGCATCAGATGAGCAGTTGCTACGTAACCAACGGCTATTCAAAATTGCCGGTGAAACTGCCCTGATTGGCGGCTGGTATGTCGACATGGCAGACGGTAAGCCTATCTGGTCGGATGAGCTTAGCCTTATCCACGGTATGCCTGCTGGGTTTCAACCCAGCGTTGAAGAGGCGTTTTCGTTCTATGCGCCTGAGTCGCAGGAGCGGCTGATGGCGGCATTTAATGCCTGCTGTGAGTACGGCATCAGTTTTGATGACGAGTTGGAGGTGATTACCCCCCAAGGCAGGCATCTGTGGGTGCGGGCGATTGGTAAAGCGGTGCGCGATGAAGAGGGCCGCATTATTCAGGTTCAGGGGGCATCGCAGGATATTACCGAGCAAAAGCAGCTGCGCGAAAACCTTTCCCAGCTTGCGCACCGGCTCACCATTACGCTGGATAGCATCACCGACAGTTTTTTTACTCTAGACACGGAGTGGCGTTTTACTTACGTGAACAGGGAAGCTGAACGTATTTTGAAGCGCCGTGAAGGTGAACTGATAGGCCAATATATTTGGCAGACGTTTCCTGACGCCATGGGCAGCAAGTTTCAAAAAGAGTATCAGCGTGCTGCGAGCCAGCAGGAAGCGGTACATTTTGAAGCGTTCAATCCGCGTCTCAATAGTTGGCTTGAGGTGCACGTATATCCGTCATCCGAAGGGCTTACGGTCTATTTCCGTGATATTAACGAGCGTAAAGCGACCGAGCATCAGCTAAAACTGCTTGAGCGTAGCGTTGAGTCAAGTACCAACGGGGTAGTGATTGTCGATGCCCAGCGCAGCGATCTGCCTATGGTCTACGTTAACGCCGCCTTTGAGCGCATCACCGGATATACGCGCAGCCAGGCGCTGGGGCGCAACTGCCGTTTTCTCCAGGGTGACGAGACCGATCCCGCTACTATCAAACAGTTGCGCGCAGGGATTGTAGAGCAGCGCGAAGTGCACGTGGTCATTCGTAACTATCGGCGCGACGGGACGGTTTTTTGGAACGACCTGTACATTTCGCCCGTTCTTGATGAGAACGCTGAAGTAACCCACTTTATCGGCGTACAGAACGATATTTCCGAACAGCGCGAATATCAGGCGCAACTCGACCATAACGCCCATCATGATGCCTTGACGGGGTTGCCCAACCGTTTGTTGCTTGGTCTGCGCTTAGAGCAAGGGTGTGTGTTGGCACGTCGCTACCAGCGCTACGTAGCCGTGCTGTTTATTGATCTGGACGATTTCAAACCGATTAACGATACCTTGGGCCATGAGGTGGGCGACTTTATTCTGGTTGAGGTTGCCAAGCGGCTGGAAAGTGAGCTGCGCCCCTGGGACACTGTTGCGCGCTTTGGTAGCGATGAATTCGTTGTGCTGCTGCCGGATCTGGCGCACCAAGATGATGTGATCCAAGTAGTAGAACGCGTTCTTCGTGGGCTTTCGCCGCCCTACTGGTATTGCGGCAGCGAGCTGCGTATTACCGCCAGTATTGGGATTGCTATCAATGACGGCAGCATGAATAAACCCCGCCAGCTTATCCAGCAGGCGGACTTGGCCATGTATAAAGCCAAACGCCGCGGGCGCAACACCTACCACTGGTATACCGAAGACTTGAATCGCAAAGTGAGCGAACGGGTCAGCTTACGCAGCGCGCTCCAGCAAGCCATTGAGCAGCAGCAGTTTGAGCTTCACTATCAGCCGCAAATTCACGCGCCGAGCGGTCGTGTGGTGGGAGTTGAAGCGTTAATCCGCTGGCAGCACCCAGAGCGCGGCAATATCCCGCCGTCTGATTTTATTAGCCTTGCCGAGGATACGGGCCAGATTATACCCATCAGCGAGTGGGTATTGGCATCCGCCTGTCGCGATGCCCAACAGCTCAATGGCCTGGGGCTGGGCGACATTACTATGGCGGTCAATATTTCGCCTATGCAGTTTCAACGCCCCGGATTCGTCGCCTCCATAGAGCAGGTGCTGATGAGCAGCGGCCTAACGCCAGCGCTGTTAGAGTTGGAGCTTACCGAAGGGGTGCTGATGGGGAGCGCCGAACAAGCGATCCAGGCGTTAAAGAACTTGCGAGCGCTGGGAGTTCAGATTGCTTTAGACGATTTTGGCACCGGCTTCTCTAGCCTAAGCTATTTAAAGCGCCTGCCGATTAACCGCATCAAGATTGACCGTTCCTTTGTACGCGATGTGACCTTTGATCGCCACGATGCCGCCATTATCGATGGCGTGGTCGCCATGGCGGGGAAAATGGGTTTGGAAGTATTGGTCGAAGGCGTAGAGACGGCAGAGCAGTTTGGCTATCTTCAACAACGTCACTGTGACTACTATCAGGGCTACTACTTTGCCCGCCCAATGCCTCTCAGTGCTCTGCACGAATTTCTGCACAAACCACCTGCGGACATGACTTCATGCTATTAG
- the argH gene encoding argininosuccinate lyase, which translates to MSQATNQSWGGRFSEPTDAFVARFTASVNFDQRLAPQDIQGSIAHATMLARVGVLTDDERDAIINGLNEIQGEIERGEFNWSVPLEDVHMNIEARLTEKIGITGKKLHTGRSRNDQVATDIRLFMRDEIDVIEVELKRLREGMIELADREAETIMPGFTHLQTAQPVTFGHHILAWQEMLARDHERLLDCRKRVNVMPLGAAALAGTTYPIDRHVTAELLGFDRPTENSLDAVSDRDFAIEFTSFASILLMHLSRMSEELVLWTSAQFNFIDLPDRFCTGSSIMPQKKNPDVPELVRGKTGRVYGHLMSLLTLMKSQPLAYNKDNQEDKEPLFDAVDTVRDCLKAFADMVPAIEPKKASMYEAARRGFSTATDLADYLVRKGVAFRDAHEIVGQSVAYGLKTEKDLSEMSLDELKQFSDTIEQDVFEVLTLEGSVAARNHIGGTAPNQVRAAAQRAREALVALKVGA; encoded by the coding sequence ATGAGCCAAGCCACGAATCAGTCTTGGGGCGGTCGCTTTAGCGAGCCCACCGATGCCTTTGTTGCACGCTTCACCGCGTCTGTTAATTTCGACCAGCGCCTGGCCCCCCAGGACATCCAGGGCTCCATCGCCCACGCCACTATGCTGGCTCGGGTAGGCGTGCTCACTGATGACGAGCGCGATGCGATTATTAACGGCCTGAACGAGATTCAGGGCGAAATCGAGCGTGGCGAATTCAACTGGTCGGTGCCGCTGGAGGATGTGCATATGAACATCGAAGCGCGGCTGACCGAAAAGATCGGCATTACCGGCAAAAAGCTCCACACCGGTCGCTCGCGTAACGATCAAGTCGCCACCGATATTCGTCTGTTTATGCGCGATGAGATCGACGTTATCGAAGTGGAGCTGAAACGTCTGCGCGAAGGCATGATCGAGCTGGCTGACCGTGAAGCTGAGACCATCATGCCGGGTTTTACCCATCTGCAAACCGCCCAGCCGGTCACCTTTGGCCACCACATTCTGGCTTGGCAGGAGATGCTGGCCCGGGATCACGAGCGTCTGCTGGACTGTCGCAAGCGCGTCAACGTAATGCCGCTGGGCGCTGCTGCACTAGCGGGTACTACCTATCCCATCGACCGCCACGTTACTGCAGAGCTGCTGGGTTTTGACCGTCCAACGGAGAACTCTCTGGACGCGGTCTCGGATCGTGACTTCGCCATCGAATTCACCAGCTTTGCCAGCATTCTGTTGATGCACCTATCGCGCATGAGCGAAGAGCTGGTGCTGTGGACCAGCGCTCAGTTCAACTTTATCGACCTGCCCGACCGCTTCTGCACCGGCTCTTCAATTATGCCGCAGAAGAAAAACCCCGATGTGCCTGAACTGGTGCGCGGCAAAACCGGCCGTGTGTATGGCCACCTTATGTCGCTGCTAACGCTGATGAAATCGCAGCCGTTAGCCTACAACAAAGACAATCAGGAAGATAAAGAGCCGCTGTTCGATGCAGTGGATACCGTGCGCGATTGCTTAAAAGCGTTCGCCGATATGGTGCCCGCAATCGAGCCTAAAAAAGCCAGTATGTATGAAGCGGCGCGGCGTGGTTTCTCTACCGCGACTGACTTGGCCGACTACTTGGTGCGCAAGGGCGTGGCCTTCCGCGACGCCCACGAAATCGTCGGTCAGTCGGTGGCCTATGGTCTCAAAACCGAAAAAGATCTCTCCGAGATGAGCCTCGATGAGCTCAAACAGTTCTCCGATACCATCGAGCAAGACGTATTCGAGGTGTTAACCCTGGAAGGCTCGGTAGCTGCCCGTAACCACATCGGTGGTACCGCGCCGAATCAGGTGCGGGCTGCTGCCCAGCGAGCGCGCGAGGCGTTGGTCGCGCTCAAGGTGGGCGCATGA
- the dapF gene encoding diaminopimelate epimerase yields MLLHFTKMHGLGNDFVMVDLVTQRARLDESQIRALADRRFGIGFDQLLVVEPPRDPEMDFRYRIYNADGSEVENCGNGARCFARFVRDQRLTHKHEIHVETAGGPLVLTVQHDGMVRVDMGRPRFSPMALPFDAPGDQPLHQLQVGDETLQIGVVSMGNPHAVLQVESVDSAPVERLGPLVEAHPRFPKRVNVGFMQVLSPSEIRLRVYERGSGETLACGTGACAAVASGIRQGLLKSPVKVHLPGGELSIEWPDPEGALTMVGPATRVFDGRVALN; encoded by the coding sequence ATGCTGTTACACTTCACCAAAATGCATGGCCTGGGTAATGACTTTGTCATGGTGGATCTGGTGACTCAGCGCGCCCGGTTGGACGAATCGCAAATCCGTGCGCTGGCAGACCGGCGTTTCGGCATTGGCTTTGACCAGTTGTTGGTCGTTGAGCCACCCCGCGATCCCGAGATGGATTTTCGCTACCGCATTTATAATGCCGACGGCAGTGAAGTGGAAAACTGTGGCAACGGGGCGCGCTGCTTTGCCCGTTTCGTGCGCGATCAGCGGCTGACTCACAAGCATGAAATCCACGTAGAAACTGCCGGGGGGCCGTTGGTGCTGACCGTGCAGCACGATGGCATGGTGCGAGTGGATATGGGCCGCCCGCGGTTTAGCCCTATGGCGCTGCCGTTCGATGCCCCAGGGGATCAACCTTTACATCAGCTACAAGTGGGTGATGAAACGCTGCAGATCGGCGTGGTTTCCATGGGCAACCCCCATGCAGTGCTGCAGGTTGAGAGCGTTGATAGCGCCCCGGTGGAGCGCCTCGGGCCGTTGGTAGAAGCGCATCCTCGTTTTCCCAAGCGTGTTAACGTGGGCTTTATGCAGGTACTCTCACCCAGCGAAATACGCCTGCGCGTATACGAGCGCGGCAGCGGCGAAACGCTTGCTTGCGGCACGGGTGCCTGTGCGGCAGTGGCCAGTGGTATTCGTCAGGGGCTCTTAAAAAGCCCTGTAAAAGTCCATTTACCAGGTGGAGAACTCAGCATTGAGTGGCCCGACCCTGAAGGGGCACTGACGATGGTGGGACCAGCTACACGCGTCTTCGATGGCCGCGTAGCCCTTAATTAA
- the lptM gene encoding LPS translocon maturation chaperone LptM: protein MKTLAIMTLTVLLLTGLAGCGQKGPLYLPEDAPADEQPAQPSE, encoded by the coding sequence ATGAAAACGTTGGCAATCATGACCCTTACGGTGTTGCTGTTAACCGGATTGGCAGGCTGTGGGCAAAAAGGGCCGCTTTATCTGCCGGAAGATGCACCCGCTGACGAGCAACCTGCCCAGCCGTCTGAATAG
- a CDS encoding uroporphyrinogen-III synthase, with the protein MNQPVLICRPGERGEALAAALRERGESVESLNVMQLEALPEAPEMRRIWLDIDQYHKIIVISPFAATCLSEALDRFWPQLPIGIDYYSVGSATAATLYNQLGVRVHVPSPSAGEDTSEALLALASLQQLAHQRILLVAGEGGRPLLAETLAARGAQVTRLAVYRRTFQPLAPDLQTRLFSGNYRALIVTSSELLEHLAKWCNQAALNQPLIVSSRRLATLAGILGFCDLKVASGATPAALIAALETCDPQGADVDQGTY; encoded by the coding sequence ATGAACCAACCGGTACTGATCTGTCGCCCCGGCGAGCGCGGTGAAGCGCTCGCCGCTGCTCTACGCGAGCGGGGCGAAAGCGTTGAATCACTCAATGTGATGCAACTTGAAGCCTTGCCAGAAGCCCCCGAAATGCGACGTATCTGGCTGGATATTGATCAGTACCATAAAATAATAGTCATTAGCCCCTTTGCGGCCACTTGCTTAAGCGAAGCGTTGGATCGCTTCTGGCCACAGCTGCCTATTGGTATTGACTACTACAGCGTTGGCAGCGCCACGGCGGCGACGCTTTATAATCAGTTGGGTGTCCGCGTGCATGTGCCTTCGCCGAGTGCGGGCGAAGATACCAGCGAAGCACTGCTTGCGCTTGCCTCGCTCCAGCAGCTAGCGCACCAGCGTATTCTACTGGTGGCGGGCGAAGGTGGCCGCCCGCTGCTCGCTGAAACGCTTGCCGCGCGGGGAGCACAGGTAACTCGCCTAGCGGTGTATCGACGCACGTTTCAACCTCTAGCACCTGATCTGCAAACGCGTCTTTTTTCAGGTAATTACCGGGCGTTGATCGTCACCAGCAGCGAACTGCTGGAACATCTGGCAAAATGGTGCAATCAAGCGGCCTTGAACCAACCGCTAATCGTTTCCAGTCGCCGTTTGGCTACACTGGCTGGCATACTGGGTTTTTGTGACCTCAAGGTGGCGTCCGGAGCTACGCCAGCTGCGTTGATAGCGGCGTTGGAGACCTGCGACCCACAGGGTGCCGATGTCGATCAAGGAACTTACTAA
- a CDS encoding DUF484 family protein: MSQAPEPRKTLDPDQVAFWLARHPDFFVGREGLLQQLQVPHPNIDGAVSLLERLVLDLRKRAETAEGRLEHLLETARHNESQYRRLRETLVALVEAQDRDALAQALATQLSERFETPAMALWCPATLSDSEPTPPQPPRHVLDQHASARLTALLDGRTSRCVKLSVSDWKCLLPHVKAPRKAGSCAISRLSAGDPLGYLLLASPSPDAYRASMDTLFTEYLGDIVARLLVRLGDHG, from the coding sequence ATGTCACAAGCCCCCGAACCCCGCAAAACGCTCGATCCTGATCAAGTGGCGTTCTGGCTGGCGCGTCATCCCGATTTTTTCGTCGGTCGTGAAGGTCTTCTGCAACAGCTGCAGGTGCCGCATCCGAACATCGACGGGGCGGTATCGCTGTTGGAGCGCTTGGTGTTAGACCTGCGTAAGCGTGCGGAAACCGCCGAAGGCCGCTTGGAGCACTTGCTGGAAACCGCCCGCCATAACGAGTCCCAGTACCGACGGCTACGGGAAACGCTCGTCGCGCTGGTAGAAGCCCAAGACCGCGATGCGCTGGCGCAAGCGTTGGCCACCCAATTGAGCGAGCGCTTTGAAACCCCCGCCATGGCACTGTGGTGCCCGGCGACGTTAAGCGACAGTGAGCCAACGCCGCCCCAGCCGCCACGTCACGTACTGGATCAACACGCTAGTGCACGCCTAACGGCGCTGTTGGATGGCCGCACTAGTCGCTGCGTTAAGCTCAGCGTCAGTGACTGGAAGTGCCTACTGCCTCACGTGAAAGCCCCGCGTAAAGCGGGTTCCTGCGCGATTTCACGTCTCTCTGCGGGTGACCCATTGGGCTATCTACTGTTGGCCAGCCCCAGCCCCGACGCCTATCGCGCCAGCATGGATACGCTGTTCACCGAGTACTTGGGTGATATCGTCGCGCGTCTTTTGGTGCGTCTCGGCGATCATGGTTGA
- the lysA gene encoding diaminopimelate decarboxylase: MDYFNYRDGVLYAEDVPLSRIADEHGTPCYVYSKATFERHFRAYTEALGGHPHLICYAVKANSNLAVLGLLAKLGAGFDIVSIGELERVLNAGGDPAKVVFSGVAKQAHEMARALEVGIKCFNVESRPELERLNRVAGELGKIAPVSLRVNPDVDAGTHPYISTGLKDNKFGIPVDEALDVYELAASLPNLKVKGLDCHIGSQLTETAPFLDALDRLLMLMERLRERGIEIEHLDLGGGLGVPYRDEKPPQPFDYASQLLARLSRWEGGEALTLLFEPGRSIAANAGVMLTRVEFLKPGETKNFAIVDAAMNDLIRPALYQAWQAIVPVDTRQTRESALYDVVGPVCETGDFLGKERELAIDEGDLLAVRSAGAYGFVMASNYNSRPRAAELMVDGDSCHVVRARETVVSLWAGEALLPEGGH; encoded by the coding sequence ATGGACTATTTTAATTACCGCGATGGCGTGCTGTACGCCGAAGATGTGCCGCTGTCACGCATTGCCGACGAGCACGGTACGCCTTGCTACGTCTACTCAAAAGCTACTTTTGAGCGTCACTTTCGCGCCTATACCGAAGCGCTGGGCGGCCACCCACACCTGATTTGTTACGCGGTGAAGGCCAACTCTAATCTGGCGGTGCTCGGCCTTTTAGCCAAGCTGGGTGCAGGGTTCGATATTGTTTCCATCGGCGAGCTTGAGCGGGTGCTTAATGCAGGCGGCGACCCGGCGAAGGTGGTGTTTTCGGGCGTTGCCAAGCAGGCCCACGAAATGGCTCGGGCGCTGGAAGTGGGCATTAAGTGCTTTAACGTTGAGTCGCGCCCGGAGCTTGAGCGGTTGAATCGCGTTGCAGGGGAGCTGGGGAAAATTGCCCCGGTATCACTGCGTGTGAACCCGGATGTGGATGCGGGAACTCACCCGTATATCTCCACCGGATTGAAGGACAATAAGTTCGGCATCCCGGTGGACGAAGCGCTGGATGTTTACGAACTAGCCGCGAGCCTGCCCAACCTGAAGGTGAAGGGGCTCGATTGTCACATTGGTTCGCAGCTCACCGAAACGGCGCCCTTTCTGGACGCCCTTGATCGCTTGCTGATGCTCATGGAGCGCTTGCGTGAACGCGGCATCGAAATTGAGCATCTCGATTTAGGCGGTGGTTTGGGCGTACCTTACCGCGATGAAAAGCCGCCCCAGCCGTTCGATTACGCCAGCCAGCTGTTGGCGCGGCTATCCCGCTGGGAAGGTGGCGAAGCGCTTACGCTGCTGTTTGAGCCGGGCCGTTCCATCGCCGCTAATGCGGGCGTCATGCTCACTCGGGTAGAGTTTCTCAAGCCCGGTGAGACCAAGAACTTCGCCATTGTCGATGCGGCCATGAACGATCTGATTCGTCCGGCACTGTACCAGGCCTGGCAGGCGATCGTGCCGGTGGATACTCGTCAAACGCGCGAAAGCGCCCTTTACGACGTAGTGGGCCCGGTGTGTGAAACCGGTGACTTCCTGGGCAAAGAGCGCGAGCTGGCAATTGACGAAGGTGATCTTCTGGCGGTGCGCTCGGCGGGGGCCTACGGCTTTGTCATGGCGTCGAACTACAACAGCCGTCCTCGTGCCGCTGAGTTGATGGTCGATGGCGACAGCTGCCATGTGGTGCGCGCGAGGGAAACCGTTGTTAGTCTTTGGGCGGGTGAAGCGCTGCTGCCCGAAGGGGGGCATTGA
- the hemC gene encoding hydroxymethylbilane synthase: protein MLSITKLRIATRKSQLAMWQAEYVRDRLMAAHSGLEVELVALSTKGDKILDTPLSKIGGKGLFVKELEDAMLDGRADIAVHSMKDVPMHFPEGLGLSVILEGADPTDAFVSNHYSSIDELPEGARIGTASLRRGLQVREARPDLQILNLRGNVQTRLGKLDAGEFDAIILATSGLKRLGLDERIAQALPPEVCLPACGQGALGIECRLHDPELIALLAPLDDADTATRVRAERAMNTRLEGGCQVPIAGHAVLDIDNETLWLRGLVGNPEGTEVLRAEGRGSMHEPEALGIRIAEELLDQGAGDILAEVYGRAI, encoded by the coding sequence GTGCTATCAATCACCAAACTGCGCATTGCCACGCGTAAAAGCCAATTGGCCATGTGGCAGGCTGAGTACGTTCGCGACCGCTTAATGGCGGCTCACAGCGGCCTCGAGGTCGAGCTTGTGGCACTGTCTACCAAGGGCGACAAAATCCTCGATACGCCGCTTTCAAAAATTGGTGGTAAAGGACTGTTCGTCAAAGAGTTGGAAGACGCGATGCTGGATGGCCGTGCCGATATTGCCGTCCACTCGATGAAAGATGTCCCCATGCACTTCCCCGAAGGGCTAGGTCTGTCGGTCATCCTAGAGGGCGCCGACCCTACCGATGCGTTTGTATCCAACCATTACTCTAGCATTGATGAGCTTCCCGAAGGGGCGCGTATTGGCACCGCCAGCCTACGCCGCGGGCTACAGGTGCGTGAAGCCCGCCCCGACCTGCAAATTCTTAATCTGCGTGGCAACGTGCAAACGCGGCTAGGCAAATTAGACGCAGGGGAATTCGACGCCATCATCCTGGCGACCTCGGGCCTCAAGCGGCTGGGCTTGGATGAGCGGATTGCCCAGGCGCTGCCGCCGGAAGTGTGCCTGCCCGCCTGCGGCCAAGGTGCTCTAGGCATCGAGTGCCGCCTGCATGATCCCGAGCTGATTGCCTTACTAGCCCCGCTTGATGACGCGGATACCGCGACCCGCGTGCGCGCCGAACGGGCCATGAACACGCGTTTAGAGGGCGGCTGCCAAGTACCCATTGCCGGCCACGCTGTGCTGGATATTGACAATGAAACCCTGTGGCTACGCGGCTTAGTCGGTAACCCAGAGGGCACCGAAGTGCTGCGCGCCGAAGGCCGTGGTTCGATGCATGAGCCCGAAGCGCTGGGCATTCGCATTGCCGAAGAGCTGCTCGACCAGGGCGCTGGCGATATTCTGGCCGAGGTTTACGGCCGCGCCATATGA
- a CDS encoding uroporphyrinogen-III C-methyltransferase — protein MIILAIALAFIAWQGWQRLESQQQRLDEVAQQAEGSASQQAVSDLESRIDSGEAERDEALQSTLDDLRDEFDSYRSDVDETLGQVLDQLSQEQDTDEREWLHAEAAYLLRLANQRLQLEGDVDGAAALLRTADARLVDADNPALTPVREAIANELAALDAVPQIDRTGLYLALNAQQERISTLRLSQEIEEQAVTSSIEQPPTGTFQRQLARFGEELKDLVVVRHHDEALEALITPEQESYLRQSLRLVLEQTQLALLNEEKALYDASLDKALQLLNDYYDTTREETQSVIARLEELKEAEVKPELPDISASQQELARFIDNRYETRGQSGGDS, from the coding sequence GTGATTATCCTGGCGATTGCCTTGGCGTTCATCGCCTGGCAAGGCTGGCAGCGCCTTGAGAGCCAGCAGCAGCGCCTTGACGAAGTAGCGCAACAGGCTGAAGGTAGCGCCTCGCAACAGGCGGTTAGCGACCTTGAATCACGCATAGATAGTGGTGAAGCCGAGCGCGATGAAGCGCTGCAGAGCACACTGGATGATCTACGCGACGAATTTGACAGCTACCGCAGCGATGTCGATGAGACCCTGGGCCAAGTGCTGGATCAGCTCTCTCAAGAGCAGGACACCGACGAGCGCGAGTGGCTGCACGCCGAAGCCGCCTACTTGCTGCGTCTGGCCAATCAGCGCTTACAGCTGGAAGGCGACGTTGACGGCGCTGCTGCGCTGCTGCGTACCGCTGATGCACGTCTGGTTGATGCTGATAACCCAGCATTGACGCCCGTGCGCGAAGCGATTGCCAATGAGCTAGCCGCACTTGACGCCGTGCCCCAGATCGACCGCACCGGCCTTTACTTAGCACTCAATGCCCAGCAAGAGCGCATCTCCACTCTGCGACTCTCTCAAGAAATTGAAGAGCAAGCGGTCACTTCCAGCATCGAACAGCCACCGACCGGCACTTTCCAGCGCCAGCTGGCACGCTTCGGTGAAGAGCTTAAAGACCTGGTGGTGGTTCGCCATCACGATGAAGCGCTGGAAGCACTGATTACCCCGGAGCAAGAGTCTTACCTGCGCCAGAGCCTGCGCTTAGTGCTGGAGCAGACGCAGTTGGCCCTACTCAACGAAGAGAAAGCGCTTTATGACGCGAGTCTAGACAAAGCGCTACAGCTGCTGAACGATTACTACGACACCACTCGCGAAGAGACCCAAAGCGTTATTGCGCGCCTTGAAGAGCTTAAGGAAGCCGAGGTAAAACCCGAGCTACCCGATATCAGCGCTTCACAGCAGGAACTCGCACGCTTTATCGACAACCGCTATGAGACGCGTGGCCAAAGCGGAGGTGATTCATGA